A portion of the Phoenix dactylifera cultivar Barhee BC4 unplaced genomic scaffold, palm_55x_up_171113_PBpolish2nd_filt_p 001232F, whole genome shotgun sequence genome contains these proteins:
- the LOC103718705 gene encoding E3 ubiquitin-protein ligase RGLG3-like, which yields MGNAKSSGASSARNYHQQVPFPVGSSLNYGNHNKRQPTFIADNFSSLDEVITALRDAGLESSNLILGIDFTKSNEWTGRHSFNKRSLHAIGDTPNPYEQAISIIGRTLSPFDEDNLIPCFGFGDASTRDEYVFSFFSNHRPCHGFEEALSRYREIVPRLTLSGPTSFAPLILASIDIVERSHGQYHVLVIVADGQVTRNPGLPRGRLSPQEQATIDAIVEASYYPLSIVMVGVGDGPWDAMKQFDDYVPQRSFDNFQFVNFTKIMSENMAMSKKEAAFALAALMEIPLQYRATQGLRPMENYEKRVGRRKPLPPPCEIMEHDNAAISHRHMKNVQSTDYNVPAEQVCPICLTNRKDLAFSCGHMTCRICGATISACPLCRAPITTRLNLSNENSWRPI from the exons ATGGGGAATGCAAAATCTAGTGGAGCTTCATCTGCTCGCAACTATCATCAACAAGTTCCTTTTCCTGTTGGAAGTTCCTTGAATTATGGAAACCATAATAAACGACAACCAACATTTATAGCTGATAATTTCAGCTCTCTTGATGAG GTTATTACTGCGCTTAGAGATGCTGGCCTTGAGTCATCAAATTTAATCCTTGGCATCGATTTCACAAAAAGCAATGAATGGACAG GAAGACATTCGTTTAATAAGAGATCGCTTCATGCTATTGGTGACACACCGAACCCATATGAGCAAGCAATATCTATAATCGGGCGTACGCTGTCCCCTTTTGACGAGGACAACTTGATACCATGTTTCGGGTTTGGTGATG cATCTACACGTGATGAATATGTCTTCAGCTTTTTTTCGAACCACCGTCCTTGCCATGGTTTTGAGGAGGCTCTTTCACGCTATAGAGAGATTGTTCCACGTCTGACCTTATCAG GTCCAACCTCATTTGCACCACTTATTCTTGCGTCAATTGATATCGTAGAGAGGAGTCATGGGCAATATCATGTCCTTGTGATTGTAGCTGACGGTCAA GTTACCAGGAATCCAGGCTTACCTCGTGGAAGACTCAGTCCACAAGAACAGGCAACTATAGATGCTATTGTTGAAGCTAG TTATTATCCTCTTTCAATTGTTATGGTTGGCGTGGGTGATGGACCATGGGATGCAATGAAGCAGTTTGATGATTATGTACCTCAACGGTCATTTGATAACTTTCAG TTTGTAAACTTTACAAAGATTATGTCCGAGAACATGGCAATGTCGAAGAAGGAGGCAGCATTTGCGCTTGCTGCACTCATGGAAATTCCCCTTCAATATAGAGCCACACAAGGCCTTAGGCCGATGGA AAATTATGAAAAACGAGTTGGTAGGAGaaagcctcttcctcctccatgcGAAATAATGGAACATGATAATGCAGCAATTTCACACAGACATATGAAAAACGTGCAGTCAACTGATTACAATGTTCCAGCAGAGCAG gTATGCCCTATTTGCCTGACAAATCGAAAGGATCTGGCATTCAGCTGCGGTCATATG ACTTGCAGGATATGTGGTGCAACAATATCAGCATGCCCTTTGTGCCGGGCGCCCATAACCACTCGCTTGAATCTCAG CAATGAAAACAGTTGGAGGCCAATATGA